The Clarias gariepinus isolate MV-2021 ecotype Netherlands chromosome 4, CGAR_prim_01v2, whole genome shotgun sequence genome window below encodes:
- the lyrm1 gene encoding LYR motif containing protein 1 isoform X1, with protein MASRRVEVLALYRHVLRIARSWQAQSSLTHDTERERTYIIQEARSLFTQNKHLTDPELISKCVAECEARIELGLHYRNPYPRPLYLPPMGLATQKGRKLRAQQRLRNQAKPVYLQSHDET; from the exons ATGGCGTCGAGGCGTGTGGAGGTTCTGGCTCTGTACCGGCATGTTCTCCGGATCGCTCGCAGCTGGCAGGCTCAGTCATCACTCACACacgacacagagagagagaggacgtACATCATACAGGAGGCACGCTCACTGTTCACACAGAACAAACAT ctgaCAGACCCAGAGTTAATCAGTAAGTGTGTGGCAGAGTGTGAGGCTCGAATAGAACTCG GTCTTCATTACAGAAATCCATATCCCAGACCT ttgTATCTTCCTCCGATGGGCTTGGCCACTCAGAAAGGCAGAAAGCTTCGAGCGCAGCAGCGACTCAGGAACCAAGCCAAGCCTGTGTACTTACAGTCCCATGATGagacataa
- the lyrm1 gene encoding LYR motif containing protein 1 isoform X2, with the protein MASRRVEVLALYRHVLRIARSWQAQSSLTHDTERERTYIIQELTDPELISKCVAECEARIELGLHYRNPYPRPLYLPPMGLATQKGRKLRAQQRLRNQAKPVYLQSHDET; encoded by the exons ATGGCGTCGAGGCGTGTGGAGGTTCTGGCTCTGTACCGGCATGTTCTCCGGATCGCTCGCAGCTGGCAGGCTCAGTCATCACTCACACacgacacagagagagagaggacgtACATCATACAGGAG ctgaCAGACCCAGAGTTAATCAGTAAGTGTGTGGCAGAGTGTGAGGCTCGAATAGAACTCG GTCTTCATTACAGAAATCCATATCCCAGACCT ttgTATCTTCCTCCGATGGGCTTGGCCACTCAGAAAGGCAGAAAGCTTCGAGCGCAGCAGCGACTCAGGAACCAAGCCAAGCCTGTGTACTTACAGTCCCATGATGagacataa
- the LOC128520490 gene encoding uncharacterized protein LOC128520490, producing MSVCFPGGVPPFSGGASGTGGPGGSGGAGGNGSDGNDVGEKLRCCDGNGRAAEGGAGGNGPGGGGGGGGGGGCCGGGGGGGGGGGTGGEGSSQPLPWIKNKTDLF from the exons ATGAGTG TCTGTTTCCCAGGGGGTGTTCCCCCATTCAGTGGCGGGGCTAGTGGCACCGGAGGGCCAGGTGGCAGCGGTGGGGCCGGTGGCAATGGAAGTGATGGTAATGATGTAGGTGAAAAACTCAGATGCTGTGATGGCAACGGACGTGCTGCGGAGGGCGGTGCTGGTGGTAATGGACCTGGTGGTGGAGgcggaggaggtggaggaggtggaTGCTGTGGTGGTGGCGGTGGTGGTGGAGGTGGCGGTGGTACTGGAGGCGAAGGTTCATCCCAACCACTTCCCTG GATCAAGAATAAAACTGATCTGTTCTGA